One genomic region from Haloterrigena gelatinilytica encodes:
- a CDS encoding lipase maturation factor family protein gives MFHGEEFWLVRFLFQRGLALLYLLAFLVAAFQFRPLAGEDGLLPLEWYAEGADFRERPSLFYFVPSDRAIAVVAWSGVVLSALALVGLPYWLPEPYPTPVSVVLWAFMWALYQSFVNAGQTFYGYGWESMLLETGFLAIFLGAGAVAPPVVILLLLQWVLFRNMFGAGLIKLRGDDCWRDLSCMDYHYETQPIPNPLSWFAHHLPKRFHRFETFGNHVVELLIPFLYFAPHPASSLAGAATIGFMGWLMLTGNFAWLNALTIVLAIATFSDGALEWALPVTAPETVATPLSLEGAAILVAIVVVAMSVRPIENMLSESQTMNTAYDPLHLVNTYGAFGSITRDRYEIVIEGTSDDEITEETEWEPYRFEGKPTDLERRPPQLAPYHLRLDWQLWFAAMAPSPRRHPWFTRLLAKLLEQDDDTRALLAADPFAEREESPTHIRAVRYRYRFTTPEERAETGRWWERERVGTYVAPASLEELRLRGPGL, from the coding sequence ATGTTCCACGGCGAGGAGTTCTGGCTCGTTCGCTTCCTCTTCCAGCGGGGGCTGGCGTTGCTGTACCTGCTGGCGTTTCTCGTCGCCGCGTTCCAGTTCCGGCCGCTGGCCGGCGAGGACGGCCTGTTGCCCCTCGAGTGGTACGCCGAGGGCGCCGACTTCCGCGAGCGGCCGAGCCTCTTCTACTTCGTCCCGAGCGATCGGGCGATCGCCGTCGTCGCGTGGTCCGGCGTCGTCCTCTCGGCGCTGGCGCTGGTCGGGTTGCCATACTGGCTGCCGGAGCCGTATCCGACGCCGGTCTCGGTGGTGCTCTGGGCCTTCATGTGGGCGCTCTACCAGTCGTTCGTCAACGCCGGGCAGACCTTCTACGGCTACGGCTGGGAGTCGATGCTGCTCGAGACGGGCTTTCTCGCGATCTTCCTCGGCGCCGGAGCGGTGGCACCGCCGGTCGTCATCCTCCTGCTCCTGCAGTGGGTGCTCTTTCGCAACATGTTCGGTGCGGGCCTGATCAAACTCCGCGGAGACGACTGCTGGCGCGACCTCTCTTGCATGGACTACCACTACGAGACCCAGCCGATTCCGAACCCGCTGAGCTGGTTCGCCCACCACCTCCCGAAGCGGTTCCACCGGTTCGAGACGTTCGGGAATCACGTCGTCGAACTGCTGATCCCCTTCTTGTATTTCGCCCCGCACCCCGCCTCGTCGCTGGCGGGCGCGGCGACGATCGGCTTCATGGGCTGGCTGATGCTCACCGGCAACTTCGCATGGCTGAACGCGCTGACGATCGTACTGGCGATCGCGACGTTCAGCGACGGGGCCCTCGAGTGGGCGCTGCCGGTGACGGCGCCCGAGACCGTCGCGACGCCGCTCTCCCTCGAGGGCGCGGCGATTCTGGTCGCGATCGTCGTGGTCGCGATGAGCGTCCGACCGATCGAGAACATGCTCTCGGAGAGCCAGACGATGAACACGGCCTACGATCCGCTCCACCTCGTCAACACCTACGGCGCGTTCGGCTCGATCACGCGGGATCGCTACGAGATCGTCATCGAGGGGACCAGCGACGATGAAATAACTGAGGAGACCGAGTGGGAGCCCTACCGGTTCGAGGGGAAGCCGACCGACCTCGAGCGGCGGCCGCCTCAACTCGCGCCCTACCACCTCCGGCTGGACTGGCAGCTCTGGTTCGCCGCTATGGCGCCCTCCCCGCGCCGCCACCCGTGGTTCACTCGCTTGCTGGCGAAACTGCTCGAGCAGGACGACGACACGCGGGCGTTGCTGGCCGCGGACCCGTTCGCCGAGCGCGAAGAGTCGCCGACGCACATTCGCGCGGTCCGGTACCGCTATCGGTTCACGACGCCCGAGGAACGGGCGGAGACCGGCCGGTGGTGGGAACGCGAGCGCGTCGGCACCTACGTCGCGCCCGCGTCGCTCGAGGAACTGCGGCTCCGCGGGCCGGGGCTGTGA
- a CDS encoding thiol-disulfide oxidoreductase DCC family protein, which produces MLEPTLVYDDDCGFCTWWADYFDERTDLRIVGFSDLPDHPELRERLPEYYEECSHLVTETRVYSCGASIEEALRRYDSGGPVAETLGFLRNFEDYARIREWGYRQVADNRDKWGQLLSKTPPARQQSDDER; this is translated from the coding sequence ATGCTCGAGCCGACCCTCGTCTACGACGACGACTGCGGCTTCTGTACCTGGTGGGCCGACTACTTCGACGAGCGGACGGACCTCCGCATCGTGGGGTTTAGCGACCTGCCGGACCACCCCGAACTCCGCGAGCGGTTGCCGGAGTACTACGAGGAGTGCTCCCATCTCGTGACCGAAACCCGCGTCTACTCCTGCGGGGCGTCGATCGAGGAGGCGCTGCGCCGGTATGACAGCGGCGGCCCCGTTGCCGAAACGCTCGGCTTCCTGCGGAACTTCGAGGACTACGCGCGGATCCGCGAGTGGGGCTACCGGCAGGTGGCGGACAACCGCGACAAGTGGGGCCAGTTACTGTCGAAGACGCCGCCGGCGCGCCAGCAGTCGGACGACGAGCGGTAA